AAACGATGGCCTTTTTGTGCAACACCGCTTTTACAGAAACTTCTTTACACGATCCGCCAATCGGCTGAACAGTTACACATTTTCACACTATACCAGTTCCAAATGCGGGGGGCAAACCCCGCCCCCGCAACAGGTCATGGGCACAGGTTTTTCGGTTAAAGACAACGATGACGTTGCCAGTATGGGGGTTGGGCTGGTCATGATGCAAACTGTTGTCAATTAACAGGTTTTCATAAAAAACAACTTGACAGATTCTCAGGCATCTGGTAGTCTATAAACAGACATCGGTTACCCTGCGGAATAGGCCGTCGGATGAACGCTGTGGTTCTGTCCCCGGCTCCGCACAGCCAAAAAGGATTCCCTACCCATGAAAAAACGCGGTTTCACCCTCATCGAGCTGCTGGTGGTCATCGCCATCATCGGCATTCTGGCGGCCATACTGCTGCCCGCCCTGGCCCGCGCCCGGGAGGCGGCACGCCGGTCGTCGTGCCAGAACAACCTCAAGCAGTGGGGGCTGGTCTTCAAAATGTACGGCAACGAGGCCAAGGGCACCTATCCGCCCCTGCAGACCATTGCTGACCGCACCCAATGGGGCGGCAATGTCGAGTTGGCCTTGGCGGCCGGACCGGCGGTCAACGCCATTTACCCCGAGTACCTCACGGACCCGAACATCATCCAGTGCCCCTCCGACGCGGAATTCAGCAACGAAAAACTTGCCCTTACCTTCCAGGCTGGCGACCCTGACAATCCGGTCGGTGTGGTGCCCGGCACGTCACGGCTGCCCTTCGCGCCCGACGAGATAGACTGCAGCTATGCCTATTTCAGTTGGTGCTTCGATGAACTGAAGCGGTGCCTGCCCCCCAACATATTCCCCACCATGTCAACCTTTCTGGGCACTTCAACAGCCACGGCCCTCCCGGCGCAGGTGGGCCTTGCAATTGAGGGCTTCGTCACCCGCGCCGTGCCTTATTATCCCAACAACCTGTACAGGGCCGCGGCGGAGGCGGACAAGGACATCAGTCTCGGCACCGCGTTCGCGGGTTACGGCAACGGCGGCGGAAACACCATCTACCGGTTCCGCGAGGGCATCGAGCGGTTCCTCATCACGGACATCAACAATCCGGGCGCGTCCAACATGGCCCAGAGCACCCTTTGGCTTATGCTGGATGTTTTCTCCGCAGGCAAGACCACGCGCTATTTTAACCATATCCCCGGCGGCTGCAATGTCCTGTTCATGGACGGGCATGTCGAGTTCATCCGCTATGTGAGTGTCCCCAACATCGAGGGCATGAGCCCCGTCCAGGCCGAGGCGGCCATACAGGGATGCACCTCGCCCGTGCTGCCGACCTTCGCCGTGGTGGTGGGCAGTTTCGACTGACACCGGGCGCCACCCGGACGGCTCCGCCGCGTTTCCGCGCCGGGGCGCCGGACAACACAGGATAACCCGATGCGCCCATAAACCGGTTCACCGGCGGCGAGACTACCGGCGCCGGTGAACCGCAAGCCCCGCGCGGGACCGTTCCTCCCTCAGACGGTCCCGCGCTTTTCGTTTACCACCGGCATGCCGGTGCGCACCCCCAAGGCTCCCCCCTCCTGGGAACGCCAATCTCCCGATTGGCCTGTTTGCATAAGCCAATCGGGAGATTGGCGTTCCCAGGACTCGACAGCCGGGGGCGGCTGTCCCACACTCTCGGGCAGTGGTGTGGGACCGGCGTGTGGGACCGGCGTGTGGGACCGGCGTGTGGGACCGGCGCCCTCGCCGGTCAACGGGGGCGGTCCCGCCTCTTCTCCGCGGGGCTCCGCGTCCTCTGCGCCTCTGCGCTGAACACCAGCCCCAACCCAGTACTGACAAAACCCCGTTTACAGATATAACTGCTAAATACTGTGGTACTTTGCTATCAATTTGACATGGAATGATTTTTCGTGTATAGTCCAGCCGTGACGTTGCGCCGCGAAGTGTGGCGGCGCCTCCGCAACCAAGGTCAACACCCGCCATTACGGCACAAAAAAGAAGGATTCCTCCATGAAAAAGCGTGGCTTTACGCTCATTGAACTGCTCGTGGTCATCGCCATCATCGGCATTCTGGCCGCCATCCTGCTCCCCGCGCTGGCGCGCGCCCGCGAGGCGGCCCGCCGCTCCTCCTGCCAGAACAACCTGAAGCAGTGGGGACTGGTCTACAAGATGTACAGCAACGAGGCCAAGGGCAACTTCCCGCCGATTCAGGTCGGCGCCTACAACAAGCATCCCCTTGACGACAGCGGCGCGGTGCGCGGCGTGCTCGATGCCGGCCCGAACGTCTTCACCCTGTACCCCGAATACCTCACGGACCCGATGATCGTCTTCTGCCCGTCGGACTCCGAACTGAGCACGGACATTGCGGACGCCAAGCGCGACAATGATTGGTGCTTCGGCTACGCCGCCAATGGCGGCGGGAAATGCGCCCGCGCCGTGGATGCCAGCTACACATACCTCGGCTGGGTCTTTGACGACACCGACAACCGCGCGGCCCTGAACAGCTATCCGTTCTACAGTCTGCTCAGCAGCCTGCTGAACCCGGAAGAGCTCGCGAGCGTGAACCCCGCCGCGCTCGTTCCCAACCAGATGGGCCAGATGTTCAACCAGCTTTTCAATATCACCGAGCTGACCCCCTATATCAGCGGTTCAAAGGCCGGCATGTATCCCGGTGCCGACAAGGACATCACCGTGCCCGCCGGGCTGGGCAATGGCGGCGGCAGCACGGTGTACCGCCTGCGCGAGGGCATCGAGCGCTTCCTCATCACCGACATCAACAACCCCGGCGCGGCGAACCAGGCGCAGAGCGCAATCTACATCATGTTTGACCAGCTCAGCACCAACGCCGCCGCATTCAACCATGTGCCCGGCGGCGCGAACGTCCTCTACATGGACGGCCATGTCGAGTTCCTCCGCTACCAGGTGAATGGCGACGCCCCGGTCAACGGCCCCGTTGCCGAACTGGTCGGCATCTTCACCGCGATGTAATTAACGCTGTCCAGGCCGGGCAGGGCGGCGACTCTCCGCACGGCCCGACCGGCATCTTCCGCGCGGAGCCCCCTGTTGTGGGTGCTCCGCGCGGTTCTTTTTCTGGATGCAATGCGGGAGGGGCCAAAATTGCCGAATTATCTTTTCTAACATATTTTTGACTCTGAGTGGAGACATGGCAGATAATGCCCAAGAACTTGGTGCCATCCCGGCGCCTAATCGGCAATCGTTTCCGGTATTGCAAAGCAGAGTAGCAAAGGAGTTTCCAATGAAAAAACGCGGTTTCACCCTCATCGAACTGTTGGTGGTCATTGCCATCATCGGTATTCTGGCAGCCATTCTGCTGCCCGCCCTGGCGCGCGCCCGCGAGGCCGCCCGCCGCTCGTCCTGTCAGAACAACCTCAAGCAGTGGGGTCTGGTCTTCAAGATGTACGGCAACGAGGCGAAGGGCAACTATCCTCCATTGCAGATCATCCGTGATCGGACCCAGTGGGGCGGCAATGTGAGCATCGAGCTTGCGGCCGGTCCCGCTGTCTACTCCATCTACCCCGAGTACCTCACGGACCCGAACATCATCCAGTGCCCGTCCGACTCGGAGTTCAGCAATGAAAAGGCGGACCTGACCTTCCAGCCCGGCGACCCCGACAATCCGGCCGGTGTGGTTCCGGGGACCTCCAAACTGAACTACGAGCCGGAGAATATTGACTGCAGTTACGCCTATTTCAGTTTTGCTTTCGACGAGATGAAACGCTGCCTTGCCCCGAACCAGTTCCCCCTGCTCCAGCAGGTGCTCGGCACCACGACGGCCACGGCACTTCCCGCCCAGGTCGGCGCCGCCATCGAGGGATTTGTCGGCAGGGCGCTCACTGCCTATGCTGCCAATGATGCCTATGGCGTCGCGCGGGAAGCGGACAAGGACGTTTCCCTTAGCGGCGCGCTTGCCGGGTACGGCAACGGCGGCGGCAACACCATTTACCGTTTCCGCGAGGGCATCGAGCGCTTCCTCATCACGGACATCAACAACCCCGGCGCGGCCAACATGGCGCAGAGCTCGCTGTGGATCATCATGGACACGATTGGCGCGGGCAAAAACGCGCAGTACTTCAACCATGTGCCCGGCGGCTGCAATGTCCTGTTCATGGACGGCCATGTCGAGTTCATCCGTTACGTGGGCGCGCCCAGCATCGAGGGCATGAGCCCCGCCCAGGCCGAAGCGGCGGTGCAGGGAGCCACCTCGCCCGTGCTTCCGACCTTCGCCGTGATCGTCGGCAGCTTCTAACAGACAGCAGTTTTTTGGTCCGGCCCCGTCGCGCGGTCTGTGCGGCGGGGCCGGATTTTTGTTTTCCTCCAAAGGGGCCGGGCACAGCCAACGGCGCGGACAGCGGCATTTCCTCCGAGTCATGGTCATGTGCCGCGCCGTTGGAAGTTTTGCCAACGGGACTGGCAACGGTTGCGCCGACGGCCAAACGTCCTGCCCACAACCCCAATCGCGCAACCGGTGCCTGTACCGAAATCCCATAGGTCAGTGGGATGTCATACCCGTCCCCCTTTGAAGGGGGCGTGCCTTGCCGTAGCCTCTTGGCGAAGGCAGGTGCCGCGAAGCGGCGGGGGATGTTGCCTTATTTTTCCCGAAAAGAACATCCCCCGGTCGCTCCGCGACCACCCCCCTCAAGGGGGGACAAAATGCGGCTACCCTTTTGGGGTTATCCCGACATGCCTTGGCTTCGCCCCCCCCCTGGCCCCCCCGCAAGCAGGGGGGAATAAGATGTACCTTGGGCGCTCCCCTTATACCGCAAAAATGTCAGGTTAACTTTACTACCACCACCGTTTCCCTATAGGCTCACAGGTGGTGGTACCCCCCCTATTCAATCCTTTCGGCCAGCGCCTCCACCACCGGGTCCCCCGGCAGCCAGGGCCGCACCTTGTCCAGCAGGCCGCGCACGTTCTCCGGCTGGTCCCAGCGCAGGAAGGTCTCGCCCTGCGCGTGGACTATCTGGCGCAGGTAGTATTTGGCGGTGGGGTTCTCCGGGTCCTCCCGCAGGGAGGCGATGAACCCGTCGAGGGCGCCATCGCCCAAAACAAACCCGCCGTAATATTCTCGCAGGGCCGCCAAGTCCAGCACCCGCGCGCGGTGGCGGCGCTCCAGGCGCTCCCGGTCCTCCGGAGCCAGCCGTTCGGGGTCCATCAGCGCCGTTGGGGGCACGGCGAGGGGCCGCAGCCGGTCGAGGCTTTCGGGCACTTTGCGCTCATAGACCAGTTTTGGCGCCTCGAACTCGGCCCAGGGCAGGTCGTCGCGCATCACGCGTCCGCCCCGGGCGAAGGCGTCCACGGCGGCCTTGTCCAGCAGGAACGATCCCATCACCTCAATCGGGTCGCCCAGGTCCGCCAAGGTTAGCGCCTTGGCGAGTTCGGGCCGGGCCAGCCGCGCCCGCGCAGCCTCCAGGTCCAGCCGCAGGGGCCGGTCCGAGCCGATGAGAAAAAGGTCGGCGTTGACAAAGAAGGCGGCGTATTCGGGGAAGACGCGGGTGAAGGTGAAGACCAGCGAGGCGACCACCTCCGGGCTGAGGCTGTGCAGGGGCACCCACTGGGACACCAGCCCGCCGGGCCGCAGCCGGGCCAGGCAGAGGCGGTAGTAGTCCTCCGTGTAAAAGTTTGAGACCCCCGCCAGCGCCAGGGGCATGGGCTCGAAGGTGATGAGGTCGTAGCGGCGCGCCGTGGTCAGCAGGAAGTTGCGGGCGTCGTCCACGATGAAGTGGATGTTCGGGCGGTCCAGCACGCCGAGGTTGTCCCGTGCGAAGAGCGGCGCGGCCTCCAGCACCTCGGGGCTGATCTCCACCGCGTCAATGCGGTCAAAGTCGGAGAGCGCCAGGGTGCCGCAGGTGATGCCGGAGCCGAAGCACATGAACAGCACCTCCTTCGGCGCATGCTCGAAAAGCAGGGGCAGCGCGCCCTGGAGGCGGTTCATCTTCACGCCCCGCTCGATGGAGGTGGTCGCCTGCACCCGGTTAATCCAGAGGACCCGGTCCGCGCCGTCCGCCACGCCTTTCGGCTGCGACACCGCGACGGTGCCCTCGACGCCCTCGCGGTAAAAGATGACCTCGTGGTCCTCCGGCATATACGAGGCGGAGAGGGAGCGGTTGATGTCCTCCGGCAGGGTGGCCCACAGCCACGCCGCGCCCCCGAGGAGCGCCGCCGCCGCCGCCGCCCGGAGCGCTTTCCCCCCGCCCCGGCACAGGACCGCCGCGCCAAAGGGCAGGGGCAGCAGCGCCAGCAGGGCCATCGCGCCCTGGGCGCCCAGCCAGGGCAGCAGCAAAAAACCGCCCGCCGCCGCGCCCAGCACGCCGCCCAGGGTGTTCGCGGCGTAGAGCCCGCCCACGTCGCGGCCGATGCGCCCGGCGTTCCGCGCCACGGCGCGCACCAGCACGGGGAACAGCATGCCCGAGATGAACGTGCCGGGGAAAAGGGTCAGGAAGGACTGGATGAACATGGCGCGCACCGCCGCGTCCCACTGGTTGCCGGAGGAGCGCCGCATCTCCAGGGCGCGCGCGGGCAGCGTGTCAAAGGCGTGGACCATCCACAGGTACACCAGCCCCAGCAGGAGCAGCAAACCCCCCGCCAGCGTGGACGGGGACACCCGCATGCGGGGCGAGAGCAGGGCCGCGCCCGCCATGCCGCCCAGGGCGATGCCGCAGAGCAGGGTCGTGAGCATGGCCGTGAACGCGTGGGTGGTGCCGAGGAAGACCATCGCCAGCAGCCGGGTCCAGACCACCTCCAGGGCCAGCGCGGAGAAACCCGTCACGGCAAACGCCGCGACCAATACCACGGCCAGCCAGGGCGCGCCGCCGGGGGACGGCGTGTCCACCACGGGTGCGGCCTCCGGCGCGGGCGTCCGTGCCTGTCCGTGTCCGACCGTGCCGCCCCCCGCCATGTCCACCCCGATCCCGGCATCCAGTTTGGGCGTCCGTGCCCGTCCGTGTCCGTCCATGCCCCCCCCCGCCATGTCCACCCCGATCCCGGCAT
This Candidatus Hydrogenedentota bacterium DNA region includes the following protein-coding sequences:
- a CDS encoding DUF1559 domain-containing protein, which gives rise to MKKRGFTLIELLVVIAIIGILAAILLPALARAREAARRSSCQNNLKQWGLVYKMYSNEAKGNFPPIQVGAYNKHPLDDSGAVRGVLDAGPNVFTLYPEYLTDPMIVFCPSDSELSTDIADAKRDNDWCFGYAANGGGKCARAVDASYTYLGWVFDDTDNRAALNSYPFYSLLSSLLNPEELASVNPAALVPNQMGQMFNQLFNITELTPYISGSKAGMYPGADKDITVPAGLGNGGGSTVYRLREGIERFLITDINNPGAANQAQSAIYIMFDQLSTNAAAFNHVPGGANVLYMDGHVEFLRYQVNGDAPVNGPVAELVGIFTAM
- a CDS encoding fused MFS/spermidine synthase; its protein translation is MNLSVDTGSTRRALLFAAVLLFFFVSGTCGLMYQVVWTRQLVLLVGTRAHAVSMVLGIFFLGLGLGSYWGGRVADRTARPLAWYAGIEAVIGVWALLAALLMHPAESAAVALLRAAGGAPLAGTLARGLMAMLLLLAPVTLMGATLPLLARFTTADPALGGRRVGLLYAFNTFGAMAGCFVTGFFLIARFGYLRTVLIAAALNLFVGASAWALSRMRGGTDGHGRARTPKLDAGIGVDMAGGGMDGHGRARTPKLDAGIGVDMAGGGTVGHGQARTPAPEAAPVVDTPSPGGAPWLAVVLVAAFAVTGFSALALEVVWTRLLAMVFLGTTHAFTAMLTTLLCGIALGGMAGAALLSPRMRVSPSTLAGGLLLLLGLVYLWMVHAFDTLPARALEMRRSSGNQWDAAVRAMFIQSFLTLFPGTFISGMLFPVLVRAVARNAGRIGRDVGGLYAANTLGGVLGAAAGGFLLLPWLGAQGAMALLALLPLPFGAAVLCRGGGKALRAAAAAALLGGAAWLWATLPEDINRSLSASYMPEDHEVIFYREGVEGTVAVSQPKGVADGADRVLWINRVQATTSIERGVKMNRLQGALPLLFEHAPKEVLFMCFGSGITCGTLALSDFDRIDAVEISPEVLEAAPLFARDNLGVLDRPNIHFIVDDARNFLLTTARRYDLITFEPMPLALAGVSNFYTEDYYRLCLARLRPGGLVSQWVPLHSLSPEVVASLVFTFTRVFPEYAAFFVNADLFLIGSDRPLRLDLEAARARLARPELAKALTLADLGDPIEVMGSFLLDKAAVDAFARGGRVMRDDLPWAEFEAPKLVYERKVPESLDRLRPLAVPPTALMDPERLAPEDRERLERRHRARVLDLAALREYYGGFVLGDGALDGFIASLREDPENPTAKYYLRQIVHAQGETFLRWDQPENVRGLLDKVRPWLPGDPVVEALAERIE
- a CDS encoding DUF1559 domain-containing protein is translated as MKKRGFTLIELLVVIAIIGILAAILLPALARAREAARRSSCQNNLKQWGLVFKMYGNEAKGTYPPLQTIADRTQWGGNVELALAAGPAVNAIYPEYLTDPNIIQCPSDAEFSNEKLALTFQAGDPDNPVGVVPGTSRLPFAPDEIDCSYAYFSWCFDELKRCLPPNIFPTMSTFLGTSTATALPAQVGLAIEGFVTRAVPYYPNNLYRAAAEADKDISLGTAFAGYGNGGGNTIYRFREGIERFLITDINNPGASNMAQSTLWLMLDVFSAGKTTRYFNHIPGGCNVLFMDGHVEFIRYVSVPNIEGMSPVQAEAAIQGCTSPVLPTFAVVVGSFD
- a CDS encoding DUF1559 domain-containing protein, with protein sequence MKKRGFTLIELLVVIAIIGILAAILLPALARAREAARRSSCQNNLKQWGLVFKMYGNEAKGNYPPLQIIRDRTQWGGNVSIELAAGPAVYSIYPEYLTDPNIIQCPSDSEFSNEKADLTFQPGDPDNPAGVVPGTSKLNYEPENIDCSYAYFSFAFDEMKRCLAPNQFPLLQQVLGTTTATALPAQVGAAIEGFVGRALTAYAANDAYGVAREADKDVSLSGALAGYGNGGGNTIYRFREGIERFLITDINNPGAANMAQSSLWIIMDTIGAGKNAQYFNHVPGGCNVLFMDGHVEFIRYVGAPSIEGMSPAQAEAAVQGATSPVLPTFAVIVGSF